Proteins encoded in a region of the Sterolibacterium denitrificans genome:
- a CDS encoding nitrate reductase subunit alpha — translation MSHFLDRLKFFERIQSTFSGGHGIVTDEDRQWEDAYRNRWRHDKIVRSTHGVNCTGGCSWKIFVKNGLVAFEMQQTDYPRTRDDLPNHEPRGCQRGASFSWYLYSPHRIKHPLVRGRLLDLYRAERAKGKDPVEAWEAIQNDPAKRIQYTAVRGLGGFVRTNWDEVTEISAAANIYTIKKWGPDRIYGFSPIPAMSMLSYAAGSRYLSLIGGACGSFYDWYCDLPAASPQTWGEQTDVPEAADWYNSTYLIICGANLPMTRTPDAHFATEVRYKGAKVVSMAPDYAEFVKFADLWMPVKQGTDSAAFLAMGHVALKEFHVKKQDPYFQEYARKYTDMPMLVLLRKAGEGYASDRTLRASDFDGNLGEANNPEWKTIVYDEKTKSYVAPNGSVGFRWGEDGKWNLLPKNAANQEEIIAELTCIDSKDDVVSVGFPHFTAGEPGLLYRNVPVRKLKLANGEEALVSSVFDLQIAQYGIDRGLGGGNVSDSYDDAKVAYTPAWAEQVTGVKRADLIRTGREFAENASKTKGKSMVIMGAAINHWYHNDMSYRSIMNLLHMCGCVGQTGGGWAHYVGQEKLRPQAGWAPIAFATDWHRPPRHMNSTTFWYFHTDQWRYEKVSADGLLADNAKGAYKGYQLADYNVVSQRLGWLPSAPHFNKNPIDIVNEAEKAGAIDEAGIARHMVEQLKSGKLNFAYEDIDAPENHVRNLFVWRSNLLGCSAKGHEYFLKHLLGAQNGVLQEGTDGRACKEVKWHENGPTAKLDLMVDINFRLNSTGAYSDIILPTATWYEKHDLNTTDMHPFVHPLSEAVNPGWESKSDWQIFQNIAKTFSRLAEKHLGTKKDVVALPMHHDSPFELAQATGVKDWKRGECEPVPGKTLPLLKVVERDYPNTLKKFQAIGPLMKKLGNNVKGIDWNTEQELEELKSLNGAIREEGISKGLPSIAADIAACDAVLRMAPETNGEVAHKSWSALSVKTGIDHHHLYAGRHEDKITFRDIQAQPRKIITAPTWSGIESETVSYTAGYTNIHEHIPFRTLTGRAQFYQDHEWMLDFGEGFCAFRPGLDMKAIEAAPAAVKAKPHLVLNWITPHSKWGIHSSYQDNLRMLNLFRGGPYFWIAEDDAKSIGLEDNDWVEAVNGNGATVARVVVSQRVPRGMALMYHAQEKIVNVPGSPSTGKRGGILNSVTRVVVKPTNMVGGYAQLAYGFNYYGTVGTQRDEFVVVHKIEDKDVDWLERPLTAKREGERNPPGIGPR, via the coding sequence ATGAGTCATTTTCTCGACCGACTGAAATTCTTCGAGCGCATCCAGAGCACCTTCTCCGGCGGCCACGGCATCGTGACCGACGAGGATCGTCAATGGGAAGACGCCTACCGCAACCGCTGGCGCCACGACAAGATCGTGCGCTCGACGCACGGCGTGAACTGCACCGGCGGCTGCTCGTGGAAGATCTTCGTCAAGAATGGCCTGGTCGCCTTCGAGATGCAGCAGACCGACTACCCGCGCACCCGCGACGATCTGCCCAACCACGAACCGCGCGGCTGCCAGCGCGGCGCCTCGTTCTCCTGGTACCTCTACAGCCCGCACCGCATCAAGCATCCGCTGGTGCGCGGCCGCCTGCTCGATCTGTACCGCGCCGAACGCGCCAAGGGCAAGGATCCGGTCGAAGCCTGGGAAGCCATCCAGAACGACCCGGCCAAGCGCATCCAGTACACCGCCGTGCGCGGCCTGGGCGGCTTCGTCCGCACCAACTGGGATGAAGTCACCGAAATCTCCGCCGCCGCCAACATCTACACCATCAAGAAGTGGGGGCCGGACCGCATCTACGGCTTTTCGCCGATTCCCGCGATGTCGATGCTCTCCTATGCCGCCGGCTCGCGCTACCTGTCGCTGATCGGCGGCGCCTGCGGCTCCTTCTACGACTGGTACTGCGATCTGCCGGCCGCCAGCCCGCAGACCTGGGGCGAGCAGACCGACGTGCCGGAAGCCGCCGACTGGTACAACTCGACCTACCTGATCATCTGCGGCGCCAACCTGCCGATGACGCGCACGCCGGACGCCCACTTCGCCACCGAGGTGCGCTACAAGGGCGCCAAGGTCGTCTCGATGGCGCCGGACTACGCCGAGTTCGTGAAGTTCGCCGACCTCTGGATGCCGGTCAAGCAGGGCACCGACTCGGCCGCCTTCCTGGCCATGGGCCACGTCGCGCTGAAGGAATTCCACGTCAAGAAGCAGGATCCGTACTTCCAGGAATACGCGCGCAAATACACCGACATGCCGATGCTGGTACTGCTGCGCAAGGCCGGCGAAGGCTACGCCAGCGACCGCACGCTGCGCGCCTCCGACTTCGACGGCAACCTCGGCGAAGCCAACAATCCCGAATGGAAGACCATCGTCTATGACGAGAAGACCAAGTCCTACGTGGCACCCAACGGCTCGGTGGGCTTCCGCTGGGGCGAGGACGGCAAGTGGAACCTGCTGCCGAAGAACGCCGCCAACCAGGAAGAGATCATCGCCGAGCTGACCTGCATCGACAGCAAGGACGACGTGGTTTCCGTCGGCTTCCCGCACTTCACCGCCGGCGAGCCGGGCCTGCTGTATCGCAACGTACCGGTGCGCAAGCTCAAGCTGGCGAACGGCGAAGAGGCGCTGGTCTCCTCCGTCTTCGACCTGCAGATCGCCCAGTACGGCATCGACCGCGGCCTGGGCGGCGGCAACGTCTCCGACTCCTACGACGACGCCAAGGTCGCCTACACCCCGGCCTGGGCCGAGCAGGTCACCGGCGTCAAGCGTGCCGACCTGATCCGCACCGGCCGCGAGTTCGCCGAGAACGCCTCGAAGACCAAGGGCAAGTCGATGGTCATCATGGGCGCGGCGATCAACCACTGGTACCACAACGACATGTCGTACCGCTCGATCATGAACCTGCTGCACATGTGCGGCTGCGTCGGCCAGACCGGCGGCGGCTGGGCGCACTACGTCGGCCAGGAAAAGCTGCGTCCGCAGGCCGGCTGGGCGCCGATCGCCTTCGCCACCGACTGGCACCGTCCGCCGCGCCACATGAATTCGACGACCTTCTGGTACTTCCACACCGACCAGTGGCGCTACGAAAAAGTCTCGGCGGACGGCCTGCTCGCCGACAACGCCAAGGGCGCCTACAAAGGCTATCAACTGGCCGACTACAACGTCGTCTCGCAGCGCCTCGGCTGGCTGCCTTCGGCGCCGCACTTCAACAAGAACCCGATCGACATCGTCAATGAGGCCGAGAAGGCCGGCGCCATCGACGAGGCCGGCATCGCCAGGCACATGGTCGAGCAGCTCAAGTCGGGCAAGCTCAACTTCGCCTACGAGGACATCGACGCGCCGGAAAACCACGTGCGCAATCTCTTCGTCTGGCGCTCCAACCTGCTCGGCTGCTCGGCCAAGGGTCACGAATACTTCCTCAAGCATCTGCTCGGCGCGCAGAACGGCGTGCTGCAGGAAGGCACGGACGGACGCGCCTGCAAGGAAGTCAAATGGCACGAGAACGGCCCCACCGCCAAGCTCGACCTGATGGTGGACATCAACTTCCGCCTCAACTCCACCGGCGCCTATTCCGACATCATCCTGCCGACGGCGACCTGGTACGAGAAGCACGACCTCAACACCACCGACATGCACCCCTTCGTGCATCCGCTGTCCGAGGCCGTCAATCCGGGCTGGGAATCGAAGTCCGACTGGCAGATCTTCCAGAACATCGCCAAGACCTTCTCCAGGCTGGCCGAGAAGCATCTCGGCACGAAGAAGGACGTCGTCGCCCTGCCGATGCACCACGACTCGCCGTTCGAGCTGGCCCAGGCCACCGGCGTCAAGGACTGGAAGCGCGGCGAGTGCGAGCCGGTGCCGGGCAAGACCTTGCCGCTGCTGAAAGTGGTCGAGCGCGATTACCCGAACACGCTGAAGAAGTTCCAGGCCATCGGCCCGCTGATGAAGAAGCTCGGCAACAACGTCAAGGGCATCGACTGGAACACCGAGCAGGAGCTGGAGGAACTCAAGTCGCTCAACGGTGCCATCCGCGAGGAAGGCATCAGCAAAGGACTGCCCAGCATCGCCGCCGACATCGCGGCCTGCGACGCCGTGCTGCGCATGGCGCCGGAAACCAACGGCGAGGTCGCGCACAAGTCCTGGTCAGCGCTGTCGGTCAAGACCGGCATCGATCACCACCACCTGTATGCCGGCCGCCACGAGGACAAGATCACCTTCCGCGACATCCAGGCCCAGCCGCGCAAGATCATCACCGCGCCGACCTGGTCGGGCATCGAGTCGGAAACCGTCTCCTACACCGCCGGCTATACCAACATCCACGAGCACATCCCCTTCCGCACGCTCACCGGCCGCGCCCAGTTCTACCAGGATCACGAGTGGATGCTGGACTTCGGCGAGGGCTTCTGCGCCTTCCGTCCGGGTCTCGACATGAAGGCCATCGAAGCCGCGCCGGCAGCGGTCAAGGCCAAGCCGCACCTGGTGCTCAACTGGATCACCCCGCACTCGAAGTGGGGCATCCACTCCAGCTACCAGGACAACCTGCGCATGTTGAACCTGTTCCGCGGCGGCCCGTACTTCTGGATCGCCGAGGACGACGCCAAGAGCATCGGCCTGGAGGACAACGACTGGGTCGAGGCGGTGAACGGCAACGGCGCCACGGTCGCCCGCGTGGTCGTCTCGCAGCGCGTTCCGCGCGGCATGGCGCTGATGTACCACGCCCAGGAAAAGATCGTGAACGTCCCCGGCTCGCCGTCTACCGGCAAGCGCGGCGGCATCCTCAACTCGGTGACGCGCGTGGTGGTCAAGCCGACCAACATGGTCGGCGGCTACGCCCAGCTCGCCTATGGCTTCAACTACTACGGCACGGTGGGCACCCAGCGCGACGAGTTCGTGGTGGTGCACAAGATCGAGGACAAGGATGTCGATTGGCTGGAGCGTCCGCTGACCGCCAAGCGCGAAGGCGAGCGCAACCCGCCGGGCATCGGTCCGCGCTGA
- the narH gene encoding nitrate reductase subunit beta — translation MKVRAQFALVFNLDKCIGCHTCSVTCKNVWTNRKGVEYAWFNNVESKPGIGYPKNWENQEIWKGGWELVGGKLQLRSGSKLSRLANIFSNPDMPEIDDYYEPFTFDYARLQNAPLSEAAPTARPISQITGEKMDKIEWGPNWEDDLAGEYDKRAKDVNMQGLQKQIYSQFENTFHMYLPRMCNHCLNPACVAACPSGSIYKREEDGIVLVDQDKCRGWRQCISSCPYKKVYYNWESGKAEKCIGCYPRVESGMPTVCSESCVGRIRYNGIMLYDADRIEELASKENVQDLYEAHRSIFLDPNDPEVIQAARRDGVPEDWIEAARRSPIWKMAMEWKIAFPMHPEFRTLPMVWYVPPLSPVQSAIDQGQLPTEPDGVIPRADALRLPLQYLANLLTAGKEQPIFDAIAKMMAMRSYQRSIHVDGQPDTRALTKVGLSAQQAQDMYQLLAIANYEDRFVIPTGHAELTEEDYHGFQGQNGFTFGNSASNGVSKITLFPRRRKESMEPREPAPLADER, via the coding sequence ATGAAAGTCCGCGCACAATTCGCGCTCGTCTTCAACCTCGACAAGTGCATCGGCTGCCACACCTGTTCCGTCACCTGCAAGAACGTGTGGACCAACCGCAAGGGCGTCGAGTACGCCTGGTTCAACAACGTCGAATCCAAGCCCGGCATCGGCTACCCGAAGAACTGGGAAAACCAGGAAATCTGGAAAGGCGGCTGGGAACTGGTCGGCGGCAAGCTGCAACTGCGCTCCGGCAGCAAGCTGTCGCGTCTGGCGAACATCTTCAGCAATCCCGACATGCCGGAGATCGACGACTATTACGAGCCGTTCACCTTCGACTACGCCCGCCTGCAGAACGCGCCGCTGTCGGAAGCCGCGCCGACCGCCCGTCCCATCTCGCAGATCACCGGCGAGAAGATGGACAAGATCGAGTGGGGCCCGAATTGGGAAGACGACCTGGCCGGCGAATACGACAAGCGCGCCAAGGACGTGAACATGCAGGGTCTGCAAAAGCAGATCTATTCGCAGTTCGAAAACACCTTCCACATGTATCTGCCGCGCATGTGCAACCATTGCCTGAACCCGGCCTGCGTCGCGGCCTGCCCGAGCGGCTCGATCTACAAGCGCGAGGAAGACGGCATCGTCCTGGTCGACCAGGACAAGTGCCGCGGCTGGCGCCAGTGCATCTCGTCGTGCCCCTACAAGAAGGTGTATTACAACTGGGAATCGGGCAAGGCCGAGAAGTGCATCGGTTGCTATCCGCGCGTCGAATCCGGCATGCCCACCGTCTGCTCCGAATCCTGCGTCGGCCGCATCCGCTACAACGGCATCATGCTGTATGACGCCGACCGCATCGAGGAGCTGGCCTCCAAGGAGAACGTGCAGGATCTCTACGAAGCGCATCGCAGCATCTTCCTCGATCCCAACGATCCGGAAGTGATCCAGGCCGCGCGCCGCGACGGCGTGCCGGAGGATTGGATCGAGGCCGCGCGCCGCTCGCCGATCTGGAAAATGGCCATGGAGTGGAAGATCGCCTTCCCGATGCACCCGGAGTTCCGCACCTTGCCGATGGTCTGGTATGTGCCGCCGCTCTCGCCGGTGCAGTCGGCGATCGACCAGGGCCAGTTGCCGACCGAGCCGGACGGCGTCATCCCGCGCGCCGATGCGCTGCGCCTGCCGCTGCAGTATCTGGCCAATCTGCTCACCGCCGGCAAGGAGCAGCCGATTTTCGATGCCATCGCCAAGATGATGGCGATGCGTTCCTACCAGCGCTCCATCCACGTCGATGGTCAGCCCGACACCCGCGCGCTGACCAAGGTCGGCCTGAGCGCGCAACAGGCCCAGGACATGTACCAGCTGCTGGCGATTGCCAACTACGAAGACCGCTTCGTCATTCCCACGGGACACGCCGAACTGACCGAGGAGGACTACCACGGCTTCCAGGGGCAGAACGGGTTTACTTTCGGCAACAGCGCATCGAACGGCGTCAGCAAGATCACCCTCTTCCCGCGCCGTCGCAAGGAGTCGATGGAACCGCGCGAGCCGGCGCCGCTGGCCGACGAACGTTGA
- the narJ gene encoding nitrate reductase molybdenum cofactor assembly chaperone — protein MMFYRIASALLEYPDAELRAALPEIRAAVVGADDVAPEERGALNAFLDQLDAQVLQQPLALEEEYVRTFDMVPEHSLHLTHHLIGEDKNRGPALIDLGEYYKEYGLDISEEAKEIPDYLPLILEFISLLEADEARLFLSGWTKVLRQLRVNLEEAGSRYASLLQLIEARSLLVAAEGLNDPLPETKTDPLQDDGDFDPPVDWSSPPALNRPCSA, from the coding sequence ATGATGTTCTATCGCATCGCTTCTGCCCTGCTCGAATACCCGGACGCCGAACTACGCGCCGCCCTGCCGGAAATCCGCGCCGCCGTGGTTGGCGCGGACGATGTCGCACCCGAGGAGCGCGGCGCGCTGAACGCATTTCTCGACCAGCTCGATGCCCAGGTGCTGCAGCAGCCGCTGGCGCTGGAAGAAGAGTACGTCCGCACCTTCGACATGGTGCCCGAGCACAGTCTGCACCTGACCCATCACCTGATCGGCGAAGACAAGAACCGCGGCCCGGCGCTGATCGACCTGGGCGAGTACTACAAGGAATATGGCCTGGACATCAGCGAGGAGGCGAAGGAAATTCCCGACTACCTGCCGCTGATACTGGAATTCATCAGCCTGCTGGAGGCCGACGAGGCGCGGCTGTTCCTTTCCGGCTGGACCAAGGTATTGCGCCAGTTGCGCGTCAATCTGGAAGAAGCCGGCAGCCGCTACGCCAGTCTGCTGCAACTGATCGAAGCGCGTAGCCTGCTGGTCGCGGCCGAAGGACTGAACGATCCGCTGCCGGAAACGAAGACCGATCCTCTGCAGGACGATGGCGATTTCGATCCCCCGGTGGATTGGAGCAGCCCGCCCGCCCTCAATCGTCCGTGTTCAGCCTGA
- the narI gene encoding respiratory nitrate reductase subunit gamma: protein MDNYLHNLVFGVYPYLALTIFLLGSWLRFDYAQYTWKSDSSQLLSKGGMRVASNLFHYGVLGLFGGHLVGLLTPHAVFTGIGLSDLAHQWIAILAGSVFGGLCVIGAAMLFLRRLSNPRVRVTSRHSDTWIIGWLLLTVAIGLLTIPTSISHANHGNAEVMIKLADWVQSIVYLHPQPELLLEVDGVYKLHIFLGMSVFLFFPFTRLVHVWSAPISYLMRAYQIVRTKRPSPLH, encoded by the coding sequence ATGGACAATTATCTGCACAACCTCGTTTTCGGCGTCTACCCCTACCTCGCCCTGACCATCTTCCTGCTCGGCAGTTGGCTGCGTTTCGACTACGCCCAATACACCTGGAAAAGCGACTCCAGCCAGTTGCTCTCGAAAGGCGGCATGCGCGTGGCCAGCAACCTCTTCCACTACGGCGTGCTGGGCCTGTTCGGCGGCCATCTGGTCGGCCTGCTCACCCCGCATGCGGTATTCACCGGCATCGGCCTGTCGGATCTGGCCCACCAATGGATCGCCATCCTCGCCGGCAGCGTTTTCGGCGGCCTCTGCGTGATCGGCGCGGCCATGCTCTTCCTGCGCCGCCTGAGCAATCCGCGCGTGCGCGTCACCTCGCGGCACAGCGACACCTGGATCATCGGCTGGCTGCTGCTCACCGTGGCGATCGGCCTGCTGACCATCCCCACCTCCATCAGCCATGCCAACCACGGCAATGCGGAAGTGATGATCAAGCTGGCCGACTGGGTGCAAAGCATCGTTTACCTGCATCCGCAGCCCGAACTGCTGCTGGAGGTCGATGGCGTCTACAAGCTGCACATCTTCCTCGGCATGTCGGTGTTCCTGTTCTTCCCCTTCACTCGCCTGGTGCATGTCTGGAGCGCGCCCATCAGCTACCTGATGCGGGCCTACCAGATCGTGCGCACCAAGCGTCCTTCCCCGCTGCACTGA